One window of Esox lucius isolate fEsoLuc1 chromosome 25, fEsoLuc1.pri, whole genome shotgun sequence genomic DNA carries:
- the LOC105030293 gene encoding ecto-ADP-ribosyltransferase 4 isoform X2 — MKYITGVLLLLATITAKVNSGKCQCKCDEERLDREPSSVDDRYATCREEMMGNITNGDLLSRELQADPSFADAWLEAGSCNRTVANLTKLHITALSVYTNENRTFPEMFDTDTRSFGPDVNVYRRYFPYKSLHFLLTDALRLLRAGNEAESDQEGTGCLLVYTRSRRSGDMQGEVGDPVRIGHFILASTRRYSASFDLTIRTCHGTILPQFTSLHCRSYSGLNVLVPPYELFRVAAVKKGYRKWENDMAREFYLESIGTLNTLNCAMTSVM, encoded by the exons ATGAAATACATTACAGGAGTATTGTTGCTCTTGGCAACGATAACTGCCAAAGTCAACAGTGGAAAG TGCCAGTGCAAGTGTGACGAAGAGAGGCTGGACAGAGAACCAAGCTCTGTAGACGACCGCTACGCTACGTGCCGGGAGGAGATGATGGGGAACATCACCAATGGCGATCTGTTGTCTAGGGAACTCCAGGCCGACCCCTCCTTCGCTGATGCCTGGCTGGAGGCTGGAAGCTGCAATAGGACCGTGGCAAACCTCACCAAATTGCACATTACAGCGCTGAGCGTTTACACAAACGAAAACCGCACCTTCCCTGAGATGTTCGACACAGACACCCGATCATTTGGCCCTGACGTCAATGTCTACCGCCGGTACTTCCCGTACAAGTCCCTCCACTTCCTGCTGACTGATGCTCTGCGGCTCCTGAGGGCGGGGAACGAAGCGGAGTCTGACCAGGAGGGAACAGGCTGCCTGCTGGTGTACACTAGGAGTAGACGCAGCGGCGACATGCAAGGGGAGGTGGGAGATCCGGTGCGTATCGGGCATTTCATCCTGGCGTCCACGCGGCGCTACAGTGCCAGCTTTGACCTGACCATCCGGACCTGTCACGGCACCATACTGCCCCAGTTCACTTCACTCCACTGCCGCTCCTATTCGGGCCTTAACGTGCTGGTACCGCCCTACGAGTTGTTCAGGGTGGCAGCAGTGAAGAAAGGATATCGCAAATGGGAAAATGACATGGCAAGGGAGTTCTACCTGGAGTCCATTGGCACTTTGAACACACTCAACTGTGCTATGACCTCTGTCATGTAA
- the LOC105030293 gene encoding ecto-ADP-ribosyltransferase 4 isoform X1, whose translation MKYITGVLLLLATITAKVNSGKQCQCKCDEERLDREPSSVDDRYATCREEMMGNITNGDLLSRELQADPSFADAWLEAGSCNRTVANLTKLHITALSVYTNENRTFPEMFDTDTRSFGPDVNVYRRYFPYKSLHFLLTDALRLLRAGNEAESDQEGTGCLLVYTRSRRSGDMQGEVGDPVRIGHFILASTRRYSASFDLTIRTCHGTILPQFTSLHCRSYSGLNVLVPPYELFRVAAVKKGYRKWENDMAREFYLESIGTLNTLNCAMTSVM comes from the exons ATGAAATACATTACAGGAGTATTGTTGCTCTTGGCAACGATAACTGCCAAAGTCAACAGTGGAAAG CAGTGCCAGTGCAAGTGTGACGAAGAGAGGCTGGACAGAGAACCAAGCTCTGTAGACGACCGCTACGCTACGTGCCGGGAGGAGATGATGGGGAACATCACCAATGGCGATCTGTTGTCTAGGGAACTCCAGGCCGACCCCTCCTTCGCTGATGCCTGGCTGGAGGCTGGAAGCTGCAATAGGACCGTGGCAAACCTCACCAAATTGCACATTACAGCGCTGAGCGTTTACACAAACGAAAACCGCACCTTCCCTGAGATGTTCGACACAGACACCCGATCATTTGGCCCTGACGTCAATGTCTACCGCCGGTACTTCCCGTACAAGTCCCTCCACTTCCTGCTGACTGATGCTCTGCGGCTCCTGAGGGCGGGGAACGAAGCGGAGTCTGACCAGGAGGGAACAGGCTGCCTGCTGGTGTACACTAGGAGTAGACGCAGCGGCGACATGCAAGGGGAGGTGGGAGATCCGGTGCGTATCGGGCATTTCATCCTGGCGTCCACGCGGCGCTACAGTGCCAGCTTTGACCTGACCATCCGGACCTGTCACGGCACCATACTGCCCCAGTTCACTTCACTCCACTGCCGCTCCTATTCGGGCCTTAACGTGCTGGTACCGCCCTACGAGTTGTTCAGGGTGGCAGCAGTGAAGAAAGGATATCGCAAATGGGAAAATGACATGGCAAGGGAGTTCTACCTGGAGTCCATTGGCACTTTGAACACACTCAACTGTGCTATGACCTCTGTCATGTAA